The Vicia villosa cultivar HV-30 ecotype Madison, WI unplaced genomic scaffold, Vvil1.0 ctg.000428F_1_1, whole genome shotgun sequence genome contains a region encoding:
- the LOC131628165 gene encoding universal stress protein A-like protein isoform X2, with protein sequence MEELSGGAEMKRMKMKVMVAIDDSDGSLYALKWALENLFNAMTSMKDNATSSENEGMVFLAHVEPNFQNYVHAIGPGAFYPASAVVDSVKKAQQEKSVAILSRALQMCKDKLVKAESVILNGDAREMICQAAEQMQVDLLIMGSRGLGTLKRAFLGSVSDYCAHHAKAPILIVKPQEEQHKNHS encoded by the exons ATGGAGGAATTAAGTGGAGGTGCAGAaatgaagaggatgaagatgaaagtGATGGTAGCAATAGACGATAGTGATGGAAGCTTGTATGCTCTTAAATGGGCACTTGAAAACCTCTTCAATGCTATGACTAGTATGAAAGATAATGCAACAAGTTCTGAAAATGAGGGAATGGTTTTTCTTGCTCATGTGGAACCTAATTTTCAAAACTACGTGCATGCTATTGGACCAGGAG CTTTTTATCCAGCATCTGCAGTTGTGGATTCAGTGAAGAAAGCCCAACAAGAAAAATCTGTAGCTATTCTTTCGAGAGCTTTGCAAATGTGCAAGGATAAGCTG GTAAAAGCAGAAAGTGTAATTCTAAATGGAGACGCAAGGGAAATGATTTGTCAAGCTGCAGAACAAATGCAAGTTGATCTCTTAATTATGGGTAGTCGTGGACTAGGCACACTCAAAAG AGCATTTCTTGGAAGTGTAAGCGACTATTGTGCACATCATGCGAAAGCACCTATTCTCATTGTGAAACCACAAGAGGAGCAACATAAAAACCACTCTTAG
- the LOC131628165 gene encoding universal stress protein A-like protein isoform X1, producing the protein MEELSGGAEMKRMKMKVMVAIDDSDGSLYALKWALENLFNAMTSMKDNATSSENEGMVFLAHVEPNFQNYVHAIGPGGAAFYPASAVVDSVKKAQQEKSVAILSRALQMCKDKLVKAESVILNGDAREMICQAAEQMQVDLLIMGSRGLGTLKRAFLGSVSDYCAHHAKAPILIVKPQEEQHKNHS; encoded by the exons ATGGAGGAATTAAGTGGAGGTGCAGAaatgaagaggatgaagatgaaagtGATGGTAGCAATAGACGATAGTGATGGAAGCTTGTATGCTCTTAAATGGGCACTTGAAAACCTCTTCAATGCTATGACTAGTATGAAAGATAATGCAACAAGTTCTGAAAATGAGGGAATGGTTTTTCTTGCTCATGTGGAACCTAATTTTCAAAACTACGTGCATGCTATTGGACCAGGAGGTGCCG CTTTTTATCCAGCATCTGCAGTTGTGGATTCAGTGAAGAAAGCCCAACAAGAAAAATCTGTAGCTATTCTTTCGAGAGCTTTGCAAATGTGCAAGGATAAGCTG GTAAAAGCAGAAAGTGTAATTCTAAATGGAGACGCAAGGGAAATGATTTGTCAAGCTGCAGAACAAATGCAAGTTGATCTCTTAATTATGGGTAGTCGTGGACTAGGCACACTCAAAAG AGCATTTCTTGGAAGTGTAAGCGACTATTGTGCACATCATGCGAAAGCACCTATTCTCATTGTGAAACCACAAGAGGAGCAACATAAAAACCACTCTTAG